One window of the Archangium primigenium genome contains the following:
- a CDS encoding MDR family MFS transporter, which translates to MRTTHRPLTTLALALCLFMAALEMTVISTAMPTVVSDLGGLHHYAWVFTAYMLASTITVPLYGKLADLHGRKPILLFGIGLFLVGSIASGLATSMSMLIAFRVLQGLGAGAMQPVSLTIIGDIYTLEQRARVQGAFSAVWGIAGLIGPLTGGLIVKYLTWHWIFFINVPIGLGAAALLVSRFHESITPTKRAIDIPGALLLSATVVALLFGVQGLGLNLLALPVALVFLAVFVRVEQHAVEPILPLSLFRIRAIAVSSTAGALFSAAQFGATTYVPLYVQGVLGGSPTLAGGMITPMIVGWPLASLVAGKLILKTGFRPLIVSGLGMSAVGTTLMALLLKPGASILVPQLAMGLFGMGLGFASTALLIAVQTSVGWELRGVATASNMFFRTIGGAVGVGLMGGVMVHALLRDARIPASAANDLLGPEHGRGLAPEVLRSLGDSLGSGLAINFWLICASAVLAFGAGLFFPRTRNTTLPVPPPPDVMASH; encoded by the coding sequence ATGCGTACCACCCACCGCCCCCTCACCACGCTCGCCCTCGCCCTCTGCCTCTTCATGGCCGCCCTGGAGATGACCGTCATCTCCACCGCCATGCCCACCGTGGTCAGCGATCTCGGAGGCCTGCACCACTACGCCTGGGTCTTCACCGCGTACATGCTCGCCTCCACCATCACCGTGCCGCTCTACGGCAAGCTCGCGGACCTCCACGGCCGCAAGCCCATCCTCCTCTTCGGCATCGGCCTGTTCCTCGTGGGCTCCATCGCCAGCGGGCTCGCCACGTCGATGAGCATGCTCATCGCCTTTCGCGTGCTCCAGGGTCTGGGCGCGGGCGCCATGCAGCCCGTCTCCCTCACCATCATCGGGGACATCTACACGCTCGAGCAGCGCGCCCGCGTCCAGGGGGCCTTCAGCGCCGTGTGGGGCATCGCCGGCCTCATCGGGCCCCTCACCGGGGGCCTCATCGTGAAGTACCTCACCTGGCACTGGATCTTCTTCATCAACGTGCCCATCGGCCTGGGCGCCGCGGCGCTGCTCGTGTCCCGCTTCCACGAGAGCATCACCCCGACGAAGCGCGCCATCGACATCCCCGGCGCGCTGCTGCTGTCGGCCACCGTGGTGGCCCTGCTCTTCGGCGTGCAGGGCCTGGGCCTCAACCTGCTCGCCCTGCCCGTGGCGCTCGTGTTCCTCGCCGTCTTCGTGCGCGTCGAGCAGCACGCCGTGGAGCCCATCCTCCCCCTGTCCCTCTTCCGCATCCGCGCCATCGCCGTGTCCTCCACCGCGGGCGCGCTCTTCTCCGCGGCCCAGTTCGGCGCCACCACCTATGTGCCCCTCTACGTGCAGGGGGTGCTCGGGGGCTCGCCCACGCTCGCGGGCGGGATGATCACCCCCATGATCGTGGGCTGGCCGCTGGCGAGCCTCGTGGCGGGCAAGCTCATCCTCAAGACGGGCTTCCGGCCGCTCATCGTCTCGGGGCTGGGCATGTCGGCCGTGGGCACCACGCTCATGGCGCTCTTGCTCAAGCCGGGCGCGTCCATCCTCGTGCCGCAGCTCGCCATGGGGCTGTTCGGCATGGGCCTGGGGTTCGCCTCCACCGCGCTGCTCATCGCCGTGCAGACGAGCGTGGGCTGGGAGCTCAGGGGCGTGGCCACCGCGAGCAACATGTTCTTTCGCACCATCGGCGGCGCCGTCGGCGTGGGGCTCATGGGCGGCGTCATGGTGCACGCGCTCTTGCGTGACGCGCGCATCCCCGCCTCCGCCGCCAATGACCTGCTCGGCCCCGAGCATGGCCGGGGGCTGGCTCCCGAGGTGCTGCGCTCGCTCGGCGACTCGCTCGGCTCCGGCCTGGCCATCAATTTCTGGCTCATCTGTGCCTCGGCGGTGCTCGCCTTCGGCGCCGGGCTGTTCTTTCCCCGCACCCGGAACACGACACTCCCCGTCCCGCCTCCGCCGGATGTGATGGCCTCGCACTGA
- a CDS encoding kelch repeat-containing protein, giving the protein MDTKRIIHGSIRGGLMALALVGCGRTGAEEPRSQALADQALANRCEATPPPGAPFQPELEWAWTGGGVFPNHTNVIMTPVVVDTNGDGVPDVVFNSYEGENFTSKGILRAIDGATGRELWAVTDPAHRVRGVSNIAAGDIDGDGRVEICTVHESGQALLCFEHDGTFKFRTSQPGNNWGGPSLADLDGDGQVEILNGHAVFSATGMLKWLGVDGAGGPTTGPISFATDIDGDGVLEVVNGRSIYRADGRLKCSNPFVGHGLAGVGDFDGDPAGEVVVVWSGFVSLMDDDCALLWTVPIPGGGVGGAPTIADMDGDGSPEVGVSGTDRYTVFTAQGQVKWTSPTRDHSSSRTSSAAFDFDGDGKAEVVYADEQRLRIHDGTTGAVRMEVPHSSCTSYENPVVADVDGDGNAELLVAQNTTCGLGDHAGLRLYRERRDRWVNTRGLWNQHAYSVVHINDDGTLPVRPVSPWLRGFNAFRANSQGAPGLSPLAAPDVMMVEGVKSSCDPTTLGLTLSAWVRNVGDAATSAGLPVAFYQGDPDAGGTLLGTGTVATRLLPGAEARVETRLARVPGLRAKVWAVADDTGTGTGREHECEERNNTTVNEVSLQCAPSASALWTLTASMRRPRLQHTATRLADGRVLVTGGFDASSELYDPVARTWAPTGATLTPHRGHTATRLADGTVLLVGGGQEAFTLVHAELYTPASGTWKATASPRALRYHHTATRLADGRVLVTGGLSGEYGGAPLAAAELYDPATQTWSPAGEAGTPRGHHTASPLADGTVLLVGGVDAAGRALASAELYDPATGRFTPVPGPRLGRAHHTATVLPDGRVLVVGGTELGASGPSLTELYDPASRAWAPAGASRTARRDHVAHVLPTGRVLVTGGYHESAGILTASELYEPARGLWSDTAPLHVDRYQPAAVPLEDGTVLVVGGVSNASPASAEFYTP; this is encoded by the coding sequence ATGGACACGAAGCGCATCATCCACGGGAGCATCCGTGGAGGTTTGATGGCGTTGGCGCTGGTCGGATGTGGGCGCACGGGCGCCGAGGAGCCACGGTCCCAGGCCCTCGCGGATCAGGCGCTCGCCAACCGCTGCGAGGCCACGCCTCCCCCCGGCGCCCCCTTCCAACCCGAGCTGGAGTGGGCCTGGACGGGCGGCGGGGTCTTTCCCAATCACACCAACGTGATCATGACGCCCGTGGTGGTGGACACCAATGGGGATGGCGTGCCCGACGTCGTCTTCAACTCCTACGAGGGGGAGAACTTCACGAGCAAGGGCATCCTCCGCGCGATCGACGGGGCCACGGGCCGCGAGTTGTGGGCGGTGACGGACCCGGCCCACCGCGTGCGGGGCGTGTCGAACATCGCCGCGGGCGACATCGACGGAGATGGCCGGGTGGAAATCTGCACCGTGCATGAGAGCGGGCAGGCGCTCTTGTGTTTCGAGCACGACGGCACGTTCAAGTTCCGCACCTCGCAGCCGGGCAACAACTGGGGCGGCCCGTCGCTGGCGGACCTCGACGGGGACGGGCAGGTGGAGATCCTCAACGGCCACGCGGTGTTCTCCGCCACGGGCATGCTCAAGTGGCTGGGCGTGGATGGCGCGGGCGGCCCCACCACCGGGCCCATCTCCTTCGCCACGGACATCGACGGGGACGGCGTGCTCGAGGTCGTCAACGGCCGCTCCATCTACCGCGCGGATGGTCGGCTCAAGTGCTCCAACCCCTTCGTCGGCCATGGGCTCGCGGGCGTGGGGGACTTCGATGGGGACCCCGCCGGCGAGGTGGTGGTGGTGTGGAGCGGCTTCGTGTCCCTGATGGATGACGACTGCGCGCTGCTCTGGACGGTGCCCATTCCCGGGGGCGGCGTGGGCGGGGCGCCGACGATCGCCGACATGGACGGCGATGGCTCACCCGAGGTGGGGGTGTCCGGCACGGATCGCTACACCGTCTTCACGGCCCAGGGCCAGGTGAAGTGGACGAGCCCCACGCGCGATCACAGCTCCAGCCGCACGAGCTCCGCCGCGTTCGACTTCGACGGGGATGGCAAGGCGGAGGTGGTGTACGCGGACGAGCAGCGGCTGCGCATCCACGACGGCACCACCGGGGCGGTGCGGATGGAGGTGCCCCACAGCTCGTGCACGAGCTACGAGAACCCGGTGGTCGCGGACGTGGATGGGGACGGCAACGCGGAGCTGCTCGTGGCGCAGAACACCACCTGCGGCCTGGGGGACCACGCGGGCCTGCGCCTGTACCGCGAGCGGCGCGACCGTTGGGTGAACACCCGGGGCCTGTGGAACCAGCACGCCTACTCGGTCGTCCACATCAACGACGATGGCACCCTGCCCGTGCGCCCCGTGAGCCCCTGGCTCCGGGGCTTCAACGCGTTTCGCGCCAACAGCCAGGGCGCCCCGGGCCTCTCGCCGCTCGCGGCGCCGGACGTGATGATGGTGGAGGGGGTGAAGTCCTCGTGCGACCCCACCACGCTCGGGCTGACGCTGAGCGCGTGGGTGCGCAACGTGGGGGACGCGGCCACGTCCGCGGGCCTGCCGGTGGCCTTCTACCAGGGAGACCCCGACGCGGGCGGCACCCTGCTCGGCACGGGCACGGTGGCCACGCGGCTCCTGCCGGGGGCGGAGGCCCGGGTGGAGACGCGGCTCGCCCGGGTGCCGGGCCTGCGCGCCAAGGTGTGGGCCGTGGCGGATGACACGGGCACGGGCACGGGCCGGGAGCACGAGTGCGAGGAGCGCAACAACACCACCGTCAACGAGGTGAGCCTGCAGTGCGCGCCCTCGGCCTCGGCGCTGTGGACGCTCACCGCCTCCATGCGCCGGCCCCGGCTGCAGCACACCGCCACCCGGCTCGCCGATGGCCGGGTGCTCGTCACCGGTGGCTTCGACGCCTCCTCGGAGCTGTATGATCCCGTGGCGCGCACGTGGGCCCCCACGGGCGCCACGCTCACGCCCCACCGGGGCCACACCGCCACCCGGCTCGCCGACGGCACCGTGCTGCTCGTGGGCGGAGGCCAGGAGGCCTTCACGCTCGTGCACGCCGAGCTGTACACCCCGGCGAGCGGCACCTGGAAGGCCACCGCCTCGCCGCGCGCCCTGCGCTACCACCACACCGCCACGCGGCTCGCGGACGGCCGGGTGCTCGTCACCGGGGGCCTGAGCGGCGAGTACGGCGGCGCGCCCCTCGCGGCGGCGGAGCTGTATGACCCGGCCACCCAGACGTGGAGCCCCGCGGGCGAGGCCGGCACCCCGCGCGGCCACCACACCGCGAGCCCGCTCGCCGATGGCACCGTGCTGCTCGTGGGCGGCGTGGACGCGGCGGGCCGGGCGCTCGCCTCGGCGGAGCTGTACGACCCCGCCACGGGCCGCTTCACCCCCGTGCCGGGCCCGCGCCTGGGCCGGGCCCACCACACCGCCACGGTGCTGCCCGACGGGCGGGTGCTCGTGGTGGGGGGCACGGAGCTGGGCGCGAGCGGCCCGTCGCTCACCGAGCTGTACGACCCCGCGAGCCGCGCCTGGGCTCCGGCGGGGGCGAGCCGCACGGCGCGGCGCGACCACGTGGCGCACGTGCTGCCCACGGGCCGGGTGCTGGTGACGGGCGGCTACCACGAGTCCGCGGGCATCCTCACCGCGTCCGAGCTGTACGAGCCCGCGCGCGGGCTGTGGAGCGACACCGCGCCCTTGCACGTGGATCGCTACCAGCCCGCGGCGGTGCCCCTGGAGGATGGCACCGTGTTGGTGGTGGGCGGGGTGAGCAACGCGAGCCCCGCCTCGGCCGAGTTCTACACGCCCTGA
- a CDS encoding PilZ domain-containing protein: MATKKAERMRARESVLGYRMSAGLAAVASVEGEVLPAGRLVQLSPEHLTVCLQKPTALRPGQRANVMLGVGREATCLRAEVVNVHVPTAPEALPELSLRFVAPPLAQGRHIVSMLEGWRDQGQLETPHASPIWKEHITRPDRIGRIFEALTARRCRGMARSEAGDVELSAALFDKYDGRVAWEVRGGVLPPRPFMLEVFGFSSVMHFPVHEAHYDDGLWSVPMPRELVRYRHRRLRRAAAWGGCVARFAHPLWPQVRVERELMDISYEGLSFATEPGEDLLYPGLVLPELEVSLPGGRPVRLKGEVRNISGTASLRRCGMKVEAREEDTADWRALVEELSHPNTRVAGAWDKGTWNLFERSGYFRLSGKSPEDFKRMQDEYREAHARLHRRPRVGYRVVRPIPGSETVEASLSWLKPYSGSWMAHHLARHQPPDERCRGTAREALRDIYLRGFEPAQTDPEVKWFLAYCEANVRWVRFTALDFAEWYQHTGQACVLPFRLMEADARKDWHVPEGFRLEEATAEDLRAMFERLERTRPQAYREALDLVPERLDLARLKGQWSEARLERERRVLVARKDGRAIAVGVMESAHAGLNLFHVLNGLRIIPLEDAGSPEAQDAMLALLAGAAAWYRARGLDAFIHYAEEKATGYTERAGLRDLGEGRIWVLSAQLLPDFIEHLCEATTPRTGE, from the coding sequence ATGGCGACGAAGAAGGCGGAGCGCATGCGAGCCCGAGAGAGCGTCCTGGGCTACCGAATGAGCGCAGGGTTGGCGGCGGTAGCTTCCGTGGAAGGTGAGGTGCTGCCGGCGGGCAGGCTGGTGCAGTTGTCGCCGGAGCATTTGACGGTGTGTCTGCAGAAGCCCACGGCGCTCAGGCCGGGGCAGCGGGCCAACGTCATGTTGGGGGTGGGGAGGGAGGCCACGTGCCTGCGGGCCGAGGTGGTGAACGTGCATGTCCCGACGGCGCCCGAGGCGCTGCCGGAGTTGAGCCTGCGTTTCGTGGCGCCGCCGCTCGCCCAGGGCCGGCACATCGTGTCCATGCTCGAGGGCTGGCGTGATCAGGGGCAGCTGGAGACGCCCCACGCCTCGCCCATCTGGAAGGAGCACATCACGCGGCCCGACCGCATCGGCCGCATCTTCGAGGCGCTCACCGCGCGGCGCTGCCGGGGCATGGCGCGCTCGGAGGCGGGGGACGTGGAGCTGAGCGCGGCGCTCTTCGACAAGTACGACGGGCGCGTGGCGTGGGAGGTGCGCGGCGGCGTGCTGCCGCCCCGGCCCTTCATGCTGGAGGTGTTCGGCTTCTCCTCCGTCATGCACTTCCCCGTGCACGAGGCGCACTATGACGATGGGCTCTGGAGCGTGCCCATGCCGCGCGAGCTCGTGCGCTACCGCCACCGGCGGCTGCGGCGCGCCGCGGCCTGGGGCGGGTGCGTGGCGCGCTTCGCCCACCCGCTCTGGCCCCAGGTGCGCGTGGAGCGCGAGCTCATGGACATCTCCTACGAGGGCCTGTCCTTCGCCACCGAGCCGGGGGAGGACTTGCTCTACCCGGGGCTCGTGCTGCCCGAGCTGGAGGTGAGCCTGCCCGGTGGGCGGCCCGTGCGCCTCAAGGGCGAGGTGCGCAACATCTCCGGCACCGCCTCCCTGCGCCGCTGCGGCATGAAGGTGGAGGCGCGCGAGGAGGACACGGCCGACTGGCGCGCGCTCGTGGAGGAGCTGAGCCACCCCAACACCCGCGTGGCGGGCGCCTGGGACAAGGGCACGTGGAACCTCTTCGAGCGCTCGGGCTACTTCCGCCTGTCCGGCAAGAGCCCCGAGGACTTCAAGCGCATGCAGGACGAGTACCGCGAGGCCCACGCCCGGCTGCACCGCCGGCCCCGGGTGGGCTACCGCGTGGTGCGCCCCATCCCCGGCAGCGAGACGGTGGAGGCGAGCCTGTCCTGGCTCAAGCCCTACTCCGGCAGCTGGATGGCGCACCACCTCGCCCGGCACCAGCCGCCCGACGAGCGCTGCCGCGGCACCGCGCGCGAGGCCCTGCGCGACATCTACCTGCGCGGCTTCGAGCCCGCGCAGACGGATCCCGAGGTGAAGTGGTTCCTCGCCTACTGCGAGGCGAACGTGCGCTGGGTGCGCTTCACCGCGCTCGACTTCGCCGAGTGGTACCAGCACACCGGCCAGGCGTGCGTCCTGCCCTTCCGGCTCATGGAGGCGGACGCCCGGAAGGACTGGCACGTGCCCGAGGGCTTCCGCCTGGAGGAGGCCACGGCCGAGGACCTGCGCGCCATGTTCGAGCGGCTCGAGCGCACCCGGCCCCAGGCCTACCGCGAGGCGTTGGACCTGGTGCCCGAGCGCCTGGACCTGGCGCGGCTCAAGGGCCAGTGGAGCGAGGCGCGGCTCGAGCGCGAGCGGCGGGTGCTCGTGGCGCGCAAGGACGGCCGGGCCATCGCCGTGGGGGTGATGGAGTCGGCGCACGCGGGGCTCAACCTCTTCCACGTGCTCAACGGCCTGCGCATCATCCCGCTCGAGGACGCTGGCTCGCCCGAGGCCCAGGACGCGATGCTGGCGCTGCTCGCCGGCGCCGCGGCCTGGTACCGCGCGCGCGGCCTGGACGCCTTCATCCACTACGCCGAGGAGAAGGCCACCGGCTACACCGAGCGCGCCGGCCTGCGCGACCTGGGCGAGGGCCGCATCTGGGTGCTCTCCGCCCAGCTCCTGCCCGACTTCATCGAGCACCTGTGCGAGGCCACCACGCCTCGCACGGGCGAGTGA
- a CDS encoding serine/threonine-protein kinase: MRPPATDDVRGRQMGNYEVLCRLSAGGMAEIFLASKRGLAGFHKPVVLKKILPDIQGQEEFVQMFLDEARITAALNHPNIAQVFDLDVEGDELFLAMEFVPGATLLEVARACLSSREMMPVGLGLASVRDTALALHYAHTFTDALGQPSPVIHRDVAEKNIMVTYEGVTKLLDFGIAKSLMEVSRTQVGMVKGTSGYMSPEQILGEPLDARSDLFSLGVVLHECITGRRLFPGKAPAAVVNAVLKNPIPEPSRLNKEIPPELDAIVLKALARRREERYATTLEFARELERAVGPLIWLPEQSGELLRKLFAERREQTRQVLAARRAPTSELKLAPSAAEREPAPPPAPRLPTISATPAQAPRESVSESTDIVPYSPIARPPAAPVSAESPRTVSSRAVPRPPPPPEPTRNGPPAEPPQATVASPVRARTASRVEVPSRPEAPSRPEAPSRVEEEDSEPEIRTAIIRPRRATPMPERASPPEPPSTRQTRRPAPPPRAPSRPADEDPGERTEPVQSRAPGRGRPAPMEPEDESPDYPTRPGLPSLERTLLQEDPEDALQTSGTYAIAPPPRRSWLPRVLVVGVMLAIVGAAGFFLLSAEPQEVTAPPAPTPPLRPRATKAPAPTPPAPTPPSPAPPAPAPATPPPETGAAAPVEAPVEAPAESAPTGTAPADPSAAEAPRAKAAPRARKDAPAEAAAPIEEAPKAAPTGATGTLTLKTTPYARVFLGSREVESGTPLFNYALPAGQHTLRLVDRDTKQAYKLVVDITEGELTERKVALDTLPRY, encoded by the coding sequence ATGCGTCCCCCCGCGACGGACGATGTGCGCGGTCGGCAGATGGGCAATTACGAGGTGCTCTGCCGCCTGTCCGCCGGTGGCATGGCCGAAATCTTCCTCGCGTCCAAGCGCGGCCTGGCGGGCTTCCACAAGCCGGTGGTGCTCAAGAAGATCCTCCCGGACATCCAGGGCCAGGAGGAGTTCGTCCAGATGTTCCTGGACGAGGCGCGCATCACCGCGGCGCTCAACCACCCGAACATCGCCCAGGTGTTCGACCTGGACGTGGAGGGGGACGAGCTGTTCCTGGCCATGGAGTTCGTGCCCGGGGCCACGCTCCTGGAGGTGGCGCGCGCCTGCCTGAGCAGCCGGGAGATGATGCCGGTGGGGCTGGGCCTGGCGTCCGTGCGCGACACGGCGCTGGCGCTGCACTACGCGCACACCTTCACGGACGCGCTGGGCCAGCCCTCGCCCGTCATCCACCGGGACGTGGCCGAGAAGAACATCATGGTGACGTACGAGGGCGTCACCAAGCTGCTCGACTTCGGCATCGCCAAGAGCCTCATGGAGGTCAGCCGCACCCAGGTGGGCATGGTGAAGGGGACCAGCGGCTACATGTCCCCCGAGCAGATCCTCGGCGAGCCCCTGGACGCCCGGAGCGACCTGTTCAGCCTGGGCGTGGTGCTGCACGAGTGCATCACCGGCCGGCGGCTGTTTCCCGGCAAGGCGCCCGCGGCGGTCGTCAACGCGGTGCTCAAGAACCCCATCCCCGAGCCCTCGCGCCTCAACAAGGAGATTCCCCCGGAGCTGGACGCCATCGTGCTCAAGGCGCTCGCGCGCCGGCGCGAGGAGCGCTACGCCACCACGCTGGAGTTCGCCCGCGAGTTGGAGCGCGCCGTGGGCCCCCTCATCTGGTTGCCCGAGCAGAGCGGGGAGCTGCTGCGGAAGCTGTTCGCCGAGCGGCGCGAGCAGACGCGCCAGGTGCTCGCGGCCCGGCGCGCTCCCACGAGCGAGCTGAAGCTCGCGCCGTCCGCGGCGGAGCGTGAGCCCGCGCCGCCGCCCGCGCCGCGCCTGCCCACCATCTCCGCCACCCCCGCCCAGGCCCCGCGCGAGTCCGTGTCCGAGTCCACCGACATCGTCCCCTACTCGCCCATCGCCCGGCCTCCCGCCGCGCCCGTGTCGGCCGAGTCGCCCCGGACGGTGTCCTCGCGCGCCGTGCCGCGTCCGCCGCCCCCGCCGGAGCCCACCCGCAACGGGCCGCCCGCCGAGCCGCCCCAGGCGACCGTGGCGAGTCCCGTGCGCGCGCGCACCGCCAGCCGGGTCGAAGTGCCCTCGCGCCCCGAAGCGCCCTCGCGCCCCGAAGCGCCCTCCCGGGTGGAGGAGGAGGACAGCGAGCCGGAGATCCGCACGGCCATCATCCGCCCGCGCCGCGCCACCCCCATGCCCGAGCGCGCGTCCCCGCCGGAGCCCCCGTCCACCCGGCAGACCCGCCGCCCGGCCCCGCCGCCACGCGCGCCCTCCCGGCCCGCGGACGAGGATCCCGGCGAGCGCACCGAGCCCGTGCAGTCCCGGGCCCCGGGGCGGGGGCGTCCCGCGCCGATGGAGCCCGAGGACGAGTCCCCGGACTACCCCACCCGGCCCGGTCTCCCGTCGCTCGAGCGGACCCTCCTGCAAGAGGACCCCGAGGACGCGCTGCAGACCTCCGGCACCTACGCCATCGCGCCCCCACCGCGCCGCTCCTGGCTGCCACGCGTGCTCGTGGTGGGGGTGATGCTCGCGATCGTGGGCGCCGCGGGCTTCTTCCTGCTGAGCGCCGAGCCGCAAGAGGTGACCGCCCCCCCGGCGCCGACCCCTCCCCTCCGGCCCCGCGCCACCAAGGCCCCGGCGCCGACGCCTCCCGCTCCGACGCCTCCCTCGCCGGCCCCCCCGGCGCCGGCCCCGGCGACGCCGCCCCCCGAGACCGGCGCCGCGGCTCCAGTCGAGGCTCCAGTCGAGGCTCCGGCCGAGAGCGCCCCGACCGGGACCGCTCCCGCCGACCCGTCCGCCGCGGAGGCCCCGCGCGCCAAGGCGGCCCCCCGCGCGCGCAAGGACGCCCCGGCCGAGGCCGCCGCCCCGATCGAGGAGGCCCCGAAGGCCGCGCCCACGGGCGCCACCGGCACGCTCACCCTCAAGACGACGCCCTATGCGCGCGTGTTCCTGGGCAGCCGCGAGGTGGAGTCGGGCACGCCCCTCTTCAACTACGCCCTGCCCGCGGGCCAGCACACCCTGCGGCTGGTCGACCGGGACACCAAGCAGGCCTACAAGCTGG